A single genomic interval of Arachis duranensis cultivar V14167 chromosome 7, aradu.V14167.gnm2.J7QH, whole genome shotgun sequence harbors:
- the LOC107496654 gene encoding uncharacterized protein LOC107496654: MEPQSIVVIQDSTREVNLRIFEWALNSFLLRARDKLTLAIVLHEVITPMGYKSRVDSNNMIGANQRVIEEEVNNKKKKYLKDEGLIKIFNLYQSKKVEFNIEVAIGTSPRDVALKISKKMNATWLILDRKMKNDGDYFLNKLSCGISRIRRHNRIMHLRGRPALHQNNQDHTHDSIPVSMPDSIPESTPDEPFYRPKINPDKAECSNRGEDSEETSCAPMDFASIITKKPLKGKLRRDGDLKMISTLGGSKSTMEDQESSEFLSYCGAKSFYHGRAEEYQVCEQVFHFL, from the exons ATGGAACCTCAGAGTATAGTAGTTATCCAAGATTCAACTAGAGAAGTGAATTTGAGAATTTTTGAATGGGCTCTAAATAGTTTCTTACTCAGGGCAAGAGATAAGCTCACCTTAGCGATAGTCTTGCATGAAGTTATCACTCCAA TGGGTTACAAAAGCAGGGTGGACAGTAATAATATGATTGGAGCAAATCAAAGGgtgattgaagaagaagttaataacaagaagaaaaagtatttaaaaGATGAGGGACTTATTAAGATTTTCAACCTTTATCAATCAAAAAAG GTTGAGTTTAACATAGAAGTAGCTATAGGAACTTCACCTAGGGATGTTGCTCTGAAAATTTCCAAGAAGATGAACGCAACATGGTTGATATTAGACAG GAAGATGAAAAATGATGGAGATTATTTCCTCAATAAACTTTCTTGCGGTATATCAAGAATAAGGCGTCACAATAGGATTATGCATTTAAGAGGACGACCTGCTCTCCATCAAAATAATCAAGATCACACCCATGATAGCATACCAGTCAGCATGCCAGACAGTATACCAGAAAGTACACCAGATGAACCATTTT ATCGTCCAAAGATCAATCCTGACAAAGCAGAGTGCTCAAACCGAGGTGAAGATAGTGAAGAGACAAGTTGTGCTCCAATGGACTTTGCTAGCATAATCACCAAGAAGCCATTGAAAGGCAAATTGAGAAGAGACGGTGACCTAAAAATGATATCCACTCTTGGTGGTAGCAAAAGTACTATGGAGGATCAGGAGAGTTCAGAGTTCCTATCATATTGTGGAGCTAAGAGCTTTTATCATGGAAGGGCTGAAGAATATCAAGTATGTGAACAAGTTTTCCATTTTTTGTAA
- the LOC107496687 gene encoding probable complex I intermediate-associated protein 30, translating into MARLRRLWEASVTATKRALSGNLDEMMPPPERFIFNFGSKKELSKWHLYSDSEFGGLSSASLEIADSEHGVATGIFSGNLSLDVTEGAKWSIARGGFCGMRSKKFGGFIDLESYDTIAMKLRGDGRCYISTIYTENWVNSPAQMEDNSWQAFVYVPKGNWYVLKIPLARYLPTWRGNVIDAEIEMNPSRVLGMSLSVNAEGGAGIEGTISGPGDFRVELEWIKALRTQ; encoded by the exons atggcgAGATTGCGAAGACTGTGGGAAGCTTCGGTCACTGCAACTAAGCGAG CGTTGTCTGGTAATTTGGATGAAATGATGCCTCCGCCGGAGAGATTCATCTTCAATTTCGGCTCCAAGAAGGAGTTATCCAAGTGGCATTTGTACTCTGATTCTGAATTCGGAG GGTTGTCATCTGCTTCTCTCGAGATAGCTGATTCTGAACATGGAGTAGCTACTGGGATCTTCTCTGGTAACCTTTCTTTGGATGTCACTGAGGGTGCTAAATGGAGCATTGCTCGTGGCGGTTTCTGTGGAATGCGCTCCAAAAAG TTTGGTGGCTTCATTGATTTGGAATCATATGATACTATTGCAATGAAACTTAGAGGGGATGGCAGATGTTATATATCTACT ATTTACACGGAGAATTGGGTCAATTCACCTGCACAGATGGAAGATAACTCATGGCAAGCTTTTGTTTATGTGCCCAAAGGCAATTGGTATGTTTTAAAG ATTCCTCTAGCTCGGTATTTACCGACTTGGAGAGGCAATGTTATAGATGCGGAAATTGAGATGAATCCGTCTCGTGTTCTTGGCATGTCTTTGTCTGTCAATGCTGAAGGTGGTGCTGGTATAGAAGGCACTATATCTGGACCAGGTGATTTCAGAGTTGAACTTGAATGGATTAAGGCCTTGAGAACACAATGA
- the LOC107496677 gene encoding elongation factor 1-beta — MAVTFSDLHTESGLKTLEEFLSGKTYVSGDQLTKDDIKVYGFVSEKPGSSFPSAAKWYDVVSSHLAASFPGKAQGVKFAGQGAPAEAAPAKAAAAAAADDDDLDLFGDETEEDKKAAEEREAAKKTTKKKESGKSSVLLDVKPWDDETDMKKLEEAVRSIQMEGLLWGASKLVPVGYGIKKLQIMMTIVDDLVSVDSLIEEHLTVEPCNEYIQSCDIVAFNKI; from the exons ATGGCTGTTACCTTCTCAGATCTGCACACAGAGTCTGGTCTCAAAACCCTAGAGGAGTTCCTCTCTGGGAAGACCTATGTTTCTGG GGATCAATTGACAAAAGATGATATCAAAGTGTATGGTTTTGTTTCGGAGAAGCCAGGTAGCTCTTTTCCCAGTGCTGCCAAGTGGTACGATGTTGTCTCTTCCCATCTTGCCGCAAG TTTTCCTGGCAAAGCTCAAGGTGTGAAATTTGCTGGCCAAGGTGCTCCAGCTGAAGCTGCACCTGCCAAAGCG GCGGCGGCTGCTGCTGCTGATGACGACGATCTTGATCTCTTCGGTGATGAGACAGAGGAGGATAAGAAGGCAGCTGAGGAAAGGGAGGCTGCAAAGAAGAccacaaagaagaaagaaa GTGGAAAGTCATCCGTTTTGCTTGATGTTAAGCCTTGGGATGACGAAACAGACATGAAGAAGCTGGAAGAGGCTGTTCGAAGCATTCAGATGGAGGGTCTACTCTGGGGAGCAT CCAAACTGGTTCCCGTTGGATACGGCATCAAGAAGCTACAGATCATGATGACGATTGTTGATGACCTTGTGTCTGTCGACTCCCTCATCGAGGAGCATCTCACTGTCGAGCCATGCAACGAGTATATCCAGAGCTGCGACATTGTTGCATTCAACAAAATTTAA
- the LOC107496675 gene encoding probable E3 ubiquitin-protein ligase RHC1A, which yields MSSGATHWCYECRQPIVLGGRDVVCPYCDGGFVQELNELQGFAPQHAFPSSQMGEFHQMPDFFDALHAFMGRRGPDPRFGFIDAVDNFMRQRMAGRHPNFDVRGRSGPAPGPEQSWGVVSSGPYLIFHGQVPGFTLANGGSPRGGPRGVDFGDYFMGPGLEELIEQLTMNERRGPPPAARSSIDAMPTIKITSAHLRQDSHCPVCKEKFELGSEAREMPCNHIYHTDCIVPWLVQHNSCPVCRVELPPQGHVSSRGSRSGGGRNANSSGDSDSSSRSRESSHQSQGRRHPLSFLWPFRSSS from the coding sequence ATGTCAAGTGGAGCAACGCACTGGTGTTACGAATGCAGGCAGCCAATCGTGCTCGGAGGGAGGGATGTTGTTTGTCCCTACTGTGATGGAGGGTTCGTTCAAGAACTTAATGAATTGCAAGGATTTGCGCCTCAACATGCCTTTCCATCATCACAGATGGGGGAGTTTCATCAGATGCCTGATTTTTTCGATgctttgcatgcttttatgGGGCGGAGGGGTCCTGATCCAAGGTTTGGTTTTATAGATGCTGTGGATAATTTCATGAGGCAGAGAATGGCTGGAAGGCACCCCAATTTTGATGTTAGAGGGAGGTCTGGTCCTGCCCCGGGTCCTGAACAGAGTTGGGGTGTTGTTAGTTCTGGTCCTTATTTGATCTTTCACGGTCAAGTTCCTGGATTCACCTTGGCTAATGGTGGCAGTCCAAGAGGTGGTCCGAGGGGTGTTGATTTCGGTGATTACTTTATGGGCCCTGGACTTGAAGAACTTATTGAGCAACTCACCATGAATGAACGGCGTGGTCCACCCCCAGCTGCACGTTCTTCAATTGACGCAATGCCTACTATTAAGATCACGAGTGCGCATCTTCGCCAAGATTCACACTGTCCCGTGTGTAAAGAGAAATTTGAACTGGGATCTGAAGCCAGAGAGATGCCATGTAACCATATTTACCACACTGATTGTATTGTTCCTTGGTTGGTTCAGCATAACTCGTGTCCTGTTTGCCGTGTTGAACTTCCACCTCAAGGACATGTTAGTTCTCGTGGTAGTCGAAGTGGGGGTGGAAGGAACGCCAATAGTAGTGGTGACAGCGACAGCAGCTCCAGGAGCAGGGAGAGCAGCCATCAGAGCCAAGGAAGGAGACATCCTCTATCATTTCTGTGGCCGTTCCGTTCTTCCAGTTAA